cagctactgcgtgtcaatggcagtgtgagagcacacagccatgtgcttgcagggcaaatgcaggtctcctggcaaaggcaccaggacatggcgggtgcaggagagaagagcccaggctgttccctgtgttgcacggccacactggggaagctgccccagggccattgtcccagaacagcccctcacatcacccctttcccatgctggctgctcaccccagctgtggggttgtccatggctaGCTCCATCCACCTGCAGGTCTCTCTATCCTGACAGAGGGGAAAAGAACAGCCTTGCATGACtgatcttctgcaccagaccctggcagatcccagagcacagctgtttGTTGaccaccacgtggggcacagccctggctgggtaaggatatttttgcatttgctaaagaccttaggcacattagagtgccatcaccctcatgccatgactttttgtttgtgccatactcatttggtatcatgttgtaatgtacaggagttgtaggctgtgagcagggcccattctggataagcagtcactcataaagaaaccttgaactggaaacctttcaggcccaagaggcaacctcacaccactggaaggggctggttctggggaggccatgttaggtgctaacccacgtgcagaaaaggactttctgcctgcaagaattgcagtgccgatcaccagagaggacagaatcacagaaccattcagcctggaagggaccttgggagctctctagcccaacctcctgctcacttagggatcaacactgaagttcctcagggctttgtccagctgcatcctgaaagcctccaagaagagagagtccataacctctctggatgccacttcaaatgcttcaggatcctcatcgatttttctcccttatagctaattttaactgcacttgtgtcagctttgaactctttcctctcattctcctgccacaaattcctttaaaaacctggttcattatcagcgGCAACTTTCACTTGGGAAactgctatgagttcccccagaaaccttcccttctctgcgctgaacaagccctgttccctcagcctctcctcacagggcaagtgcttcaggccccaaccaccttgggggcctgccactggactcactccatgtgatcaacagtcttcttctacaggcagccccaactggacatagtctctggatgggctctaatgagtggtgagtagagggagataatcacttccctccatctcctggctgtgctcctgttcccgccgcccaggacactgtggcctcctttgttgctagggcacactgctggctgatgttcagctccctgcccacaaagactccccagcccatattattgcagggtgttggtctgtcccaggtgcaggacctgcatttgtccttgttgaatttcacgaagttcctgacagcccattcctcctgcctgctgaggtccctctgaatggcagccctcaaacatatgactcttcctcctgatgaggtgtcatctacaaacgtgatgagagttgcatcctccaggtcactggtgaacctgtttgttagacaagacaggtctgagtatagacccctgcatactccacctttacctggcttcctggtaaagcatgacccattcaaaaaaccctcggagCTCCATCATCCtaacagctttttatccacccgagtgtctacccatcttaacatgatgccttattgtattcaagaatattcatggggACAGTGTCCAacgccttgctaaaatcatggtaaataaCATCCAGTACATTCgggtcctccacaatcacaggtcttttatcacagaaagcaatcaggttgtgcaggaatgatttaccttctgtgaatccatgctgactgttaccagacacattcttcatgtgcccagaaatatgatctgagagcatttgctgcatgactcactcttcACCAAaatgaggctgaagggcctgcagctccccaggttgtccttgtggcctttcttgaagatgggtacaacacattcctttttctggtcattgggacctcccttgagctacacaacctttcaaaaggtgatagagactggccttgttatgacattggccagccctctcagtgtcctcatgtgcagcccatcgcatccctgagacttgcatgggctgagtacttacaagcaatccttcactcaaccctcatcccctgctggctctttttctcctctggagacctgacttgaggcacaacagctcaggagaacttgctggtgaagactgaagccaagaaggcactgagctcctcagacctatctgcatctgctattactagagcccctgctccattcagcagtgagcccaggtgttccttgcttattctttctgtgttagtggagtagtagcagctcttcttcgtgcccttgacgtcccctgaAAGTCTCTCgtctctgggagctttggtttcaccatccctactttggtggactagagtgtcctgtttagccaagccgcTCTCCCAAAACGTCTACTAGTTTTAATGAGCAtcagtatggaccatccttgcgcttggtggctgctgtccttaaagacctgatggctttcccaagctccattgcccctcagagctgcctccaatgggatcccccaccagtcccctggagaggacaaagtttcctgctctgaaggctggagtctgtacactactattgtccttcctcactgccctcacaatctgggactccactgttccatagtcactgcagccagggtttccacagattatcacagccctgatctgtgcttccttgtgtgtgagtaccagatccaggtgagcgtcacccttactggcccatcagggagctgtgcttggaagctgtccctgacaccctccagaaatctcccggactgcttgcaccctgctctttgcccttccagtgaatgtcagggagattaaagtccccccataagaaccaggccctgtgacccactgacttcctcaggttgcttaaaggagactgcatccacctcctcaccctcatcgggggATCTGTATCTCCCATCACAACAAtgcctttactctgatgcttccccacaagctctcacccaaacccttgtccatcccatgcaagagctccatccatccgagctttcccttcacaccaagggcatcccccctgctcatcttccctaatggtcttgcctgcagagcttgtatcctgccatcacagccctctggtCATGCTAGCGGTCTGaccgcatctcagttattccaaccatgtttcagttctgtgacagcttgtgcagctccatctgctcctctctgtgccccaggctgcaggcacttgtgcatatttcagttgcagagcctcagctgtggcacacagaacagactggtcatggtgaaacccgttaccaagagccaaggacaccatgtgtgcaatggccccacctcagagcagagccatgctggcatagacagcaggtggcaatgtaatggtggaacaaGGTTCCCAATGAGAGAgcacagcctgcagtgcccaaggccaggtagaaagagagctgggctgtgcaggaatggcaggagagaagattgctgcctgaactgatttgtagcaCTTTGGGGcccgtgacagaggtgaaccaaactccaggaaggagaaggtgcccctgaagaagtccctggccctaggcaacctgtgatccaggcaccctgaggtcatcattagcccaatccctgttcatatcatctgctggtgagaagaggttcaggcagagaaaagcaagaagggtttgagagtgcagagactagaggagagaccttggtgggatgtgcctctcccatttatgcagcacacttgaatgcagtcaggatggactttccctaaaggcagtggtgggatccagttgtttgggcacaggtaggaaacctgaattaccctggggcacttgcccagcaaccactacaaagggccatggttttcctagaggtcccatggtgtatctgctagaggcatgtggatgggctggataCCCCCAGGCAttggacatggccctgcaggcctgtttctgtgtcactgaatcaagtgcctgcactggatgacatcaactgtttgcaatgtttgggtctgcatgtacctcagcttcctagtgagtggagctctggtagcagggcgcatctagtatcattgcaggtggccaaggcagttccctacctgaccccacctcatgctctcgaaggatgtgtgtctcccacttgctccatcagagcaagcagacactgacacctgtcctccagcacctctgtgtctcccaacgtcaccaggtgtgtgagcaactgactctcaccctcatctccattgattataacaggagcatggactaagatctcgcatgcagacatccatgctgtgctcacttctgcctgggcaaggggaatgccaccccctttgtgttttttatggagctcacgagaaggatctgaatcccacaccagtccagggccttctaaagcaccctgagaagcccaaagtgactcctctgaatcaacacctgaaccatgtgtcaatgagctctactcttgtccccatctaggtgtcctgcctacttacGAGATGGGagtaggagcttccagagtgggatatttccagctatcatagatagccatcctctgatgaaataaattgcagtgctggaatcagtctctctccactctttagcaaaggacaatagctgattattttagtctacctcagtgaacatttcccaggaggatggagcagaagacctgcatggtcatgcatagaccaagatctttcatgcggacatccatgctgtgctcacttctgcctaggacaggggaatcccacctcctctgtgttttttgtggagctcacgggagaatctgaatcctatgccagcccagggccttctaaaccatcctgagaagcccaaactgattcATATGAATCAGTatctgaacaatgggaaaaggagctctattcttATACCCATCTagctgtcctgcctagctaagagatgggaatgggggcttcctgagtgggacgtttccacctttcgtagacaaccatcctctgatgagacaaattgcaatgctggaatcagccttctttcagtgcttagacagggaccatcagtgattattttagtttattgcagtgaacatttcccaggaggaggcagcagaagggacagaaaaaatcatgccttcagctgggcctttggtcctgagtggggccagactcctgggatggagggagctcatggcaacctggcaacACTGCTGAGACgcagcgctgtcaggagcagctcctctgcaaagagcagcagggctccaggcactgcctgcagtttctgccagaagaagagacaagacagagagaaatgaaaggcagCGTGCAGCGTAAGGACAGAAGAGaactccttgtgggagaaatcttcacagcccctgacacagtaagtctctggctgcagggcaatgctactgcagttcctgacAAGGTctagaaacccatccagtcatacgatggatttttaaggatcgctctatcAGTTTCAgctttacagaggaggaggagatgcttcagagcagggattcccagtcacagtgccacagggacagggcatgctgctaccttctcccagggacgctgcaggggggtgaaacCTGGGTTTGCTcgcagatctgtccaggactgaaattcagagcagtatctctgcgccccagggtgctgtgtgcccagcgcagtgactctgctgcccacaacggtcagcactcagccttcccgGGGACCTTCCCACAGGGTGAAGCTCTGGGCAGAAGGAGAGAttcctggcagggcagcttgagcctcctgtcaagaggatgctgcatgggtcatgtctgcctgcatctccatctcactccgaggacatttctagaggggactttccaaaaggaaggtcagggcaggggatacatgaaagggaaggagctgtcaagagtctgtgctttcagtttgattctctctgggtgcggtgaaatgggattggatctgtcagctttagataggggactgagacagtgacactgagagaggagcagttctgggagggactaggcaaatgccttcatccacctctcagcctaaggacagaaccagcatcacctttccagcctcagcaaggtttctctcacctgctccagagcaccggcaaacacggaggtgccctgggcagtgtcctgcccccgggagatttctgcagggcagagtagagctcacagtgggtgggatggggtgtgtgagcactgagaggggagagatgtggggacagagaaacagctccctgcaggtacagctccaggcagcagagtcatgctcaaagtgggagaggaaactgtcaactccaacatctcctctcctctcccagccagcacagccctctgctctcaaggttatggggtccagataaaggaaacaaaagaagccttaaaactcttaatgaccccacattatttagaagtgggagtgaagatgctgaaaatcccttcaacagtaTGGGTGGATGAAGTCTGACTCGAACTGGGAATATAGattttagtcacccctcttcccatttacacagtgctgtacgtcagggctgactcctctggagctcatgggcagaagtccctactccttgtgtcaaactcggccagcacaaaccagagctcaagccatggagctcagtgacactgctgctgagatggggagaggtaatgtgtgtgtgtttgggggaagttaTGAGAaagttgctcagagaagtctgtcctaacttgtcaatgtgtctccttcctcagacagtccccctgtgccccaaagcagcaaatgtccaacagcagctccctcaacgagtttctCCTCCGGGCATTTGCGGACGcgctggagctgcagctcttgcacttctcactcttcctgggcatctacctggctgccctcatgggcaatggcctcatcatcacagccatagcctgcgaccaccgcctccacacccccatgtactttttcctcctcaacctctctgtgctggaccttggcactgtctccaccactgtccccaaatccatggccaattccctgatggacaccagggccatttcctactcaggatgtgctgcccaggtcttttccttccttttcttaatttcagcagagtattatctcctcacagtcatggcctatgaccgctacgttgccatctgcagacccctgcactatgggaccctcatgggcaacagagcttgtgtcaaaatggcagcagctgcctgggccagtggttttctccatgctctcatgcatactgctaacacattttcaataccactctgccaaggcaacacagtggaccagttcttctgtgaagttccccagatcctcaagctctcctgctcagactcctacctcagggaaattgggcttcttgtggttagtggctgtttaagctttgggtgtttcattttcattgtggtgtcctacgtgcagatcttcactgctgtgctgaggatcccctctcagcagggacgacacaaagccttttccatgtgcctccctcacctggctgtggtctgccTCTTTGTGACCACTGGCCTGTTTGCATACCTGAGGcccacctccatctcctccccagctctgaatctggtggtggccgttctgtacgcggtggtgcctccagcaatgaatcctctcatctacagcatgaggaacaaggaactcaaggaggcactgaagaaactggttcaacttctagttcagcagcaataagctgcccatctctcctcacaaccagctcccagtttatctcagacaaATCTTGTGCTTTGGGAGCTCTGTCTGCGATAGTCACgtttgtgaacaaatgtttgaattcatcccacctctccagaggcacaaaccctgtccgtCTGACCCaggggctttgtgtaaatctgccgagcactgtgtcagagctggcctcccttgcagcatctctgtaataaaaggggatttcatcagtacactgcctgaagactgggctcttcttccaaagtggggGCCAAGAATGCGCTCGGGGAATTGCACCCAAAATGGCCCTGTtgtcatgcctgggttttccatgggctaaggaggatgtgctcatagggtgatgtgtgagggaatgagggctggattcagccctcacttgtgggttccCAGTGGCCCTGGGGAGTGTGAGTgttcaagaggtatctgctgggggctgtctcaaatattagaggggtggtgagagatgcccatccttctggaaggcaatatggagccaccaggtgagcagaggggatctccagggacagcatgtgcctgggatgggcagtgagtggatatTCACAAAactaagtggagtcacccaaagtcaagggccaaaccaaggaatgcaccaaatcagggctctgcaatctcaggagaggcaatggggactcatcaggcacagggaaggcagcctcaagggtggttcatgtcacctacaatgaaaaccatggctggatctaatgaccCACCTggccccatcctgagccattggaaatgccttgtgattgctctgagcatcttccacagccacggacatctggggagggggttgtcaggtgcagcgatgctgggccagccaggtctaccctgaccagcccggccagtgtggagtcaccccagggccccacagcctcctcgccctgcagagcagcaccaccagcctggggagcacagtggaggggtgcaggttggctgggcaggccagcatggacacactgacctggggaaaggctctcttgggagcagggacgtctgttgagaagagcaaaggaacaactgtgtgcttgcagggaggaagaaatgaaaacctgcttctatgtgtgtcagctcagggcaggctgctctgtcactggacactttcactaactgaatccgttcattgtatcatatatcattgttccttccctttccactgTTTTCCAGATTCCAACCGATGTTGAGGAACCTTgatgttctgtttgagaaagctgtcgagttgatgcaaggttaccccaagtgatactgatggattaaatggtgaaaaaaaaaaaaaaaaaaggcattgtttgTTCAGCcgtatgagaagttaaccagtaagtctgcgtggtgatttggtcaaaagcATAGGTCACActacaatggcttttgttgccttccatgtctggagtacccatctcactctaTTGTcaaaaccatgtgcagcttcccatccagtgtgttgtTACACAGAGcgacatttagactaactttagctctttcggttagtgtaacattattgcctactatcagtccttaacctcgtgctattacagataaTGCTGctcttgtaactatagttttgaagatggcttgtgactgatcttcaatacctgagttgttccatgggcaacgtgaaaaggcagaacgtgttagagacatgtttcaggtgtgttttccagttatcagtgttcccacggttagcaggtaacaccatatctccctgcaagagaagacacctaggtcttggagataacccaggcctcacttacagttaacttactctcttcattgtctacagcatcccatgctccttttccatgggaaaagagcagagtcacccagactgatccctgagctggatgtttaaccacaatctcacctccaggactttgatggggttttatttctgttttaacaggaattcatgcagctactgacacaacccccttatctatgggccttcccatgGCAGTTTGtcgcttatttagccaccttacaacttcccacaaatgggatccccacttagaagtattctatgagagaagagtcactcttgtgcagctgttgtttctgccagccactccatctttctactaccccattacttggaggttgataccataggcgaaaggtctactgacctttgtttgaagcacaccacgtttgcagttctttgttcttcagatgtgttccattaccaaattgcatttctctgggaaagtagcaaaccagtggttcaaaccagcaaggcttgctagtccagttgcagctcaggtggggtgcacattccctctaccgataaatatttctgctctggcaagaatttatttccagccttcaggtgtttgcatgagtctggagggtggcctaaaacaaaggtcaccctctggttccctttgtgctgagataaattccgctttttttgcagcagctgtggtccatcacagcctatgTTCTttcctgaaccttcttccattgtaggaatTGATTGGTCGGtaacaatacaagatgcaagtagagttcagtttctcagaagatgttctaggctaccaggctagaatgcacataggtgcctttgtcaaaataaacacctgtaggtatgaaaagaggctcctaggcttaaatagggtcaagtatgaaattcaaggAACACaaaactcaagggtttgaaaaagaaggattgcttctaccataaaaaaaaaaaccctcaattttaatagtcatctcagagaaatttctgtttgagttcacatgagactagctgttttgcttttgtaaagcatgggtaaagtttttttaagttttacaacaatttttgtaggcaatggataggcatcttcttccagttctaaccatgcagggccaggcacagccctttccaccctgctctcccccagcacctcttccctgaattcagggtgccctgcacaatgtccttccttgtgggtgaagggggaccgcagttctccaagaaagaggctgcagcctcagcacttgtggcaagggctcgcacagcaaaatggccatgggagctccctgccccgttgctgctcatctttgagagctgctggggggggcagttggtgttaggagttgtgggagggggtccctcACAGGAGTGTTCCCTCctggagagctggagtgccctcctgtggggcctggactcccaaccctgagagcattggggaccgtctgcctgcagtgccaccaaggacagagccccaggaaaggtgcaagatgcacagaagaacatgggaagggcccagggggagagaaatcaaaggggtcaggaaatgggatgtgtgggaaggccatgacttccaggtaggaagggtgtttctctggtctcccaccaaaaggaacctgatgatgactgaccctggctttctaatgccaaagtgtggtagggaacaaacagccctccatgagcaaatgccactggctgctgtagctgcgtgccaagtgctgtgtgccaagcactgccttggcctgcctggccctgtgctggggggaaatggctagagggggcagagcaatcccagaggaggtttgcctgaTCAACTGAGGAccaacagtgccttcttcctgctgccaggctggtgaggggggctccaagacacctgtgtcgctggatcttgcagcagctggcaaggctgctgagaagggaggactagttttgtcagatgcccaccaggCCTTTCTTCACTGAGGTGGGCCTCAGGGCAAGCGgtgactctctggaggtgcctctaaatgctctgctggctcatgcacaaggctgtggggtgatgttggtcaatggaggTGGGGCAATGGGgctggggcactcctcttagtcgccctgactttggctcatttctgctgggctgccacttgcaAACACTTGGATtttgtgcctcctttgtggcagctatgtgttcaattgctcctccaagggatgggaaccagaggctgcagagggttcagaggatgggaggaggaggcgagcggtgtgggcagtgtgctgtgaggcccagggctgggagaagggtCTGGGGGTTTCTCCACAATCCCTGCTacctgtgcgctgagctttgtcagggcctggtgcccttgccctgaacgGTGGGTAGGATCCAGGGCTTCACGATGCAGGCAGTCCTGTTGGCTCTGCTGTGGCTGTTGGcttcattgctgtgtgcatttcagctgctggattgccctgaccttgcccatacGGATGATGCCATCCTGCCAttcctccagagctatgtccaaagtcagagcctgaagatgcgtgggctggcattcagaggcctcatgagcctgtcgcagagacccgagatggtgagcagggggcagctgggtgaagccatgctggcagcctggggcttgacaggaggtgttcatctgccctgcgtctttcatgccaggcgcttggctgtgctgcacaagcagaaaggcaccaatgcccaccaggaagagctcctgctgctggcacgtctcggctgtgctaggcagagatccaggcccagcaccaagcaagccagctccaaacggcctcagtcatgggagcgctgtggccaaagtcacgctacaagagggacgatgagccagagcacagggtcaggctaacGTAGCCGGCTGCTCCtcggcctggaggcagcagccttcctccaaacagaggccatagcatgctgagggccccctgggagatctctgccctgcactgcagcctctgtgctgtgggtgtgtgcagagccctggccctggacactgagccctgatgggaagtcaGCACCCAGAGCGCTTTTGGCAGgggggtctggccttgcttcactgaaaggaagttgtgtgtttcacacaggcaaggagaatgcagagcctgctcccagacatcctggagtggctgcaggatgctggcagggacatgcgtgtgggaagcctgatgttgctgagaaacatcctcagccccctgcgccagaagggctccagccccattgctctgcagctggctgagaagcttctgccagctttgatgatggacggctggtgggagagccaggggctctcctggcgtgTCCAGGGGTGTGTATgcgtggctatgggtgctgtgtgtccctttgCCTGTGTGTCCATTGCCATGTCAATTTGcacctcctgccacaggccctgctgcccgtCAGGAAACCTTTTGCCCTGTTCTCAGGcaattccctgtgctggccttggtgtcctgtgCTGTGcgactagatcaaaccagccccctccctgccctcagctgctctgtctcatgcttgactctctgtggtgcttgcctggcctggggcagagatgaacaaagaggcaggagcaggctagagagtgagggagaggccgTGTCTGGGGCTATCCCCTTTCTCATCCTCTCCTGCAAGagggccctgatggagtcttagggaaatccagaaagttccctccaaaggcagagggagacagaggccagggaagcttgccctgctgctgccgacaaccctcattctccaggctgcctccacagAGGTTTGTCCCCAGTTCTGACCTCTGCCTGGggtgggggacagttgtgcctggagagggtgaggcctcacaatggcaaaccctcttctcatgcccgcttcctggagtcattgctgaggcctcccctcctttcctccctacccacaggaagacagcccagtgcgagagctctccatcctcctctgcaaagacctgatggagactgtggtggggaagaacaaacggtgcatgaagcagcaagtgcagaggagcctggtcccactcttcctccacatgagtgaccagatccaaggagtggcccaggtatggaccagcaattttgggaagcaatggtgacatcccttgggtgacATCCCTGAGCAGCAGGGCAagagctgctgacaagtgtccctttgaatgcatgtcagcatgaggtccaacttcttgtgtccccaaggacaaggcagagctgcctctgccttcaggaaGGGACAAACCCAACCTGCGCCTT
The DNA window shown above is from Apteryx mantelli isolate bAptMan1 chromosome 11, bAptMan1.hap1, whole genome shotgun sequence and carries:
- the LOC136993116 gene encoding olfactory receptor 14A16-like, whose protein sequence is MSNSSSLNEFLLRAFADALELQLLHFSLFLGIYLAALMGNGLIITAIACDHRLHTPMYFFLLNLSVLDLGTVSTTVPKSMANSLMDTRAISYSGCAAQVFSFLFLISAEYYLLTVMAYDRYVAICRPLHYGTLMGNRACVKMAAAAWASGFLHALMHTANTFSIPLCQGNTVDQFFCEVPQILKLSCSDSYLREIGLLVVSGCLSFGCFIFIVVSYVQIFTAVLRIPSQQGRHKAFSMCLPHLAVVCLFVTTGLFAYLRPTSISSPALNLVVAVLYAVVPPAMNPLIYSMRNKELKEALKK